A single region of the Labeo rohita strain BAU-BD-2019 chromosome 3, IGBB_LRoh.1.0, whole genome shotgun sequence genome encodes:
- the LOC127155811 gene encoding inner centromere protein A-like isoform X3 gives MLYSKTIISSRLKTERHEHLGRQGVSVLNLVLFGSNSAEKTLAVNTILGLTESAEVPESETHHECVMRDGVICGHKVTLVEMPKLYKTSLSQEEVVHETHRALSLCSFNINTFLLVLPVKPLTDNDKGELKLFSDIFDTADGKFWDCLMIMFIYQGRRQDKAVTEFLHVNRDIQNLLKQCGDKYYILSINQRPDSTQIPELLQKIYTVTCYSYVTFLQAQMKKIIELEAKIEEMGEKITALNKMNQKAESERSSTNCVRIVLIGKTGNGKSATGNTILNRKAFKSQASFKSVTSSCQKEEGFVNGHPVTVVDTPGLFDTHIQTDDLKQEILKCISLLSPGPHVFLLVLRIGRLTKEEMETLNLIKETFGRNAGLFSIIIFTHGDQLQDKTIESCLEDTDSNMKKLIGDCGGRYHVIDNTKPDDSKQITDLLEKINSMVEKNGGGCYTNEMFEEVEAAIKQEMERILQNKKEEMERENKRLREKHEMEMVEMMRRIAEQRELMEREREVKEEELRLKEEFLRNELKRRDEQEEKEKRERQKDEEKRRIEEEGKQEEWNRKQQELEEKRIKLEKEQQKRDQEYREKYERERKEMEELHKNRLKRKHEEGYQKRLKEERSEWELKEKKMIEEFEQEKREREEKENERIEKELKERERIEKEYENSKTEMIKQKEEWEKSWTEEWDKRVKEEKARRKEEREKLRKLEEAFERERKEEEEKRKREDKARREQEERERKEMEEEHERKLKEMTRKYEDEARKHAEEFNEFREKYKKDFQALMLKHDLEMQELKLKHENEYRVLSELSKQKEKNLKKKMKKMEDKHQREVDELRKKYESKCVLL, from the exons atgctttattcaaaaaccataatttcttcacgactgaagacagaaagacatgaacatcttggacgacaagggg TGTCTGTTCTCAATCTGGTGCTTTTTGGAAGTAACAGTGCTGAAAAGACTTTAGCAGTGAACACAATACTGGGCCTCACTGAGTCTGCAGAAGTGCCTGAATCTGAAACCCATCATGAATGTGTCATGAGAGATGGTGTGATATGTGGACACAAGGTCACCCTGGTTGAAATGCCAAAGCTATACAAAACGTCTCTGTCTCAGGAGGAAGTTGTACATGAGACACACCGTGCTCTGTCCCTATGTTCATTTAACATAAACACATTTCTCCTGGTCCTTCCTGTCAAACCTCTCACTGATAATGATAAAGGAGAACTTAAATTATTCAGTGACATATTTGACACAGCTGATGGGAAGTTCTGGGATTGTTTGATGATCATGTTCATATATCAAGGGCGCAGGCAGGATAAGGCTGTCACTGAATTTCTACATGTAAACAGAGACATTCAGAATTTATTGAAGCAATGTGGGGACAAATATTACATACTCAGTATTAACCAAAGACCTGATAGTACACAGATCCCAGAACTGCTGCAGAAGATCTATACAGTTACTTGTTATTCGTATGTAACATTTCTGCAAGCACAGATGAAGAAAATAATTGAACTGGAGGCCAAAATTGAagaaatgggggaaaaaatcacAGCATTAAATAAGATGAATCAAAAAG CTGAGAGTGAGAGATCAAGCACAAACTGTGTGAGGATTGTGCTTATTGGAAAAACCGGAAATGGGAAGAGTGCCACAGGAAACACTATACTCAACAGAAAGGCCTTTAAATCTCAAGCCAGTTTTAAATCAGTGACATCCTCATGTCAGAAGGAAGAGGGGTTTGTTAACGGACATCCAGTCACTGTTGTTGATACTCCAGGTCTGTTTGACACGCACATCCAAACAGATGATTTGAAGCAAGAGATACTAAAGTGCATCAGTCTCCTCTCTCCAGGACCTCATGTGTTCCTGCTGGTGCTTAGAATCGGAAGACTCACCAAGGAAGAAATGGAAACTCTGAACCTGATCAAGGAAACTTTTGGGAGGAACGCTGGACTGTTTAGCATCATAATATTTACCCATGGTGATCAGCTGCAAGATAAGACAATTGAGAGCTGTCTGGAAGATACAGATTCAAATATGAAGAAGCTGATCGGAGATTGTGGAGGAAGATATCATGTGATTGACAATACAAAACCAGACGATTCTAAACAAATCACTGACTTGctagaaaaaataaacagtatgGTTGAAAAGAATGGAGGAGGATGTTACACCAATGAGATGTTTGAAGAAGTAGAAGCTGCCATAAAACAAGAAATGGAAAGAattttacagaacaaaaaagaaGAGATGGAAAGAGAGAACAAACGTTTGCGTGAAAAACATGAGATGGAGATGGTAGAGATGATGAGGAGAATAGCAGAACAAAGAGAGTTAatggagagggagagggaggtAAAGGAGGAAGAACTCAGACTCAAGGAAGAGTTCTTGCGAAATGAACTTAAGAGAAGAGATGAACAAGAAGAGAAggagaagagagaaagacaaaaagacgaagagaagagaagaattGAAGAGGAGGGGAAACAGGAGGAATGGAACAGGAAACAACAAGAATTAGAAGAGAAACGGATTAAACTAGAGAAAGAGCAACAGAAGAGAGATCAGGAATATAGAGAGAagtatgagagagagaggaaagaaATGGAAGAACTTCATAAAAACAGACTAAAGAGGAAACATGAGGAAGGATACCAGAAGAGACTTAAAGAGGAGAGGAGTGAATGGGagctgaaagaaaagaaaatgattgAAGAATTTGaacaagaaaaaagagaaagagaagaaaaagagaatgAGAGGATTGAGAAGGAGcttaaagaaagagagagaatagaGAAAGAGTATGAGAACAGTAAAACAGAgatgataaaacaaaaagaagaatGGGAAAAATCATGGACGGAGGAGTGGGATAAAAGAGTGAAAGAGGAGAAGGCAAGGAggaaggaagagagagagaaactgagAAAGCTCGAAGAAGCATTTGAACGAGAGCgtaaagaggaggaggagaagaggaAGAGAGAAGATAAAGCCAGACGTGAACAGGAAGAGAGAGAACGAAAAGAAATGGAGGAAGaacatgaaagaaaattaaaagaaatgacGAGAAAGTATGAAGATGAGGCCAGAAAACATGCAGAAGAATTCAATGAATTTAGAGAGAAATATAAGAAAGACTTTCAGGCTCTCATGTTAAAGCATGATTTAGAGATGCAGGAGCTGAAGCTAAAGCATGAAAATGAGTATAGGGTGCTGAGTGAACTCTCAaagcaaaaagagaaaaatctgaagaaaaaaatgaaaaaaatggaaGATAAACATCAAAGAGAGGTTGATGAACTGAGGAAGAAATATGAGTCTAAATGCGTTTTATTGTAA
- the LOC127156138 gene encoding trypsin — translation MKFNTALIVAGAILLNIAGSLCQLDVCGKAPLNNKIVGGEDATAGAWPWQVWFRIASNGNLFFCGGSLINKDWVLSAAHCFQGLSASGVVMYFGRQSQSGLNPEETYRGARQIIIHPNYNNPVHDNDIALVQLSSSVTFSDYISPVCLAAAGSTFAGGTKIWITGWGRLHSGDTEISDILQEVQVPIVSNSDCYTAYGGLITSNMICAGIINVGGKGSCQGDSGGPVVNRNGSLWIQSGIVSFGGVKCDDPKYPSVFTRVSRYQDWITSNIGSNPPGFVGFNNSGFRSSLSLLLFAISLMFSIIPFTFSFSLSS, via the exons ATGAAGTTTAACACAGCTTTGATTGTTGCCGGAGCCATACTTCTCAACATAGCAG GTTCCCTCTGCCAGTTAGATG TGTGTGGTAAAGCCCCCCTCAACAACAAGATTGTTGGAGGAGAGGATGCAACAGCAGGAGCTTGGCCGTGGCAAGTCTGGTTTCGTATCGCCTCTAATGGAAATCTGTTTTTCTGTGGCGGAAGTCTGATCAATAAGGACTGGGTTTTGTCTGCAGCACACTGCTTCCAAGG CCTCAGTGCATCTGGAGTTGTGATGTACTTTGGGCGTCAGAGCCAGTCGGGCTTAAACCCTGAAGAGACATACAGGGGAGCAAGACAAATCATCATCCATCCTAACTATAACAATCCTGTGCATGACAATGACATAGCACTGGTCCAGCTCTCCTCATCTGTGACTTTTTCTGATTACATTAGTCCTGTCTGTTTGGCAGCTGCTGGTAGTACATTTGCTGGAGGTACAAAGATCTGGATCACTGGATGGGGCAGGCTACACTCTGGAG ACACTGAGATTTCTGACATACTGCAAGAGGTGCAGGTCCCTATTGTGAGCAACAGTGACTGTTATACTGCTTATGGAGGGCTCATCACAAGCAATATGATTTGTGCTGGAATAATAAATGTGGGAGGGAAAGGTTCATGTCAG GGAGACTCTGGAGGTCCAGTGGTCAATAGAAACGGCTCCCTGTGGATTCAGTCCGGCATTGTGAGTTTTGGTGGAGTCAAATGTGATGACCCCAAATATCCCAGTGTGTTCACCAGAGTTTCTCGGTACCAGGACTGGATCACCTCTAACATAGGCAGCAACCCACCTGGATTTGTCGGATTTAACAACAGTGGATTCAGAAGTTCACTCAGCCTCCTTTTATTTGCCATTTCTCTCATGTTCTCCATCATTCCTTTCAccttctccttctctctctcttcataa
- the LOC127156147 gene encoding proline-rich protein 29-like — MMMSWTNFNEKQWPEDSFNVQILQQPAPQATTIFQQFPATEASCFAPGHPGHIRKDLVELMMIQNAQMHQITMNNLTMSVLNTFDYTHTPENARINMVLEEEPDIYHHYYTPMPGLSYPGWMPFTQPPIQTSPHDLQNIQEPPNPAQPVHMKYKQRRTVPPPPPPSAAQTVDADNSPAPEFYIAERGQ; from the exons ATGATGATGTCGTGGACAAACTTTAATGAAAAACAGTGGCCAGAGGATTCGTTCAACGTACAGATTCTTCAACAACCT GCTCCTCAGGCAACTACTATTTTCCAGCAGTTTCCAGCAACAGAAGCATCATGTTTTGCCCCTGGGCATCCAGGACACATTAGAAAGG ACCTTGTGGAACTAATGATGATACAGAATGCACAGATGCATCAAATCACCATGAATAATTTAACAATGTCTGTACTCAACACCTTtgactacacacacacacctgag aatgCAAGGATCAATATGGTTTTAGAAGAAGAGCCTGATATTTACCACCATTATTACACCCCGATGCCTGGCCTCAGTTACCCAGGTTGGATGCCTTTTACTCAGCCACCGATACAGACTTCACCCCATGATCTCCAGAACATCCAGGAGCCACCAAATCCTGCACAACCTGTTCACATGAAATATAAGCAGAG GAGAACTGTACCACCCCCACCTCCACCCAGTGCTGCACAGACTGTTGATGCTGATAACTCACCTGCACCAG AGTTTTATATTGCAGAGAGAGGGCAGTGA